From Pontibacter actiniarum, a single genomic window includes:
- a CDS encoding DUF3667 domain-containing protein produces the protein MEKKRRKFTQCPNCGYTFEEVNNYCPNCGQENHDLNVPVKHLVWEFLEGTLHYDTKFWVTLKYLLFRPGLLTEKFNTGQRASYVPPIRLYVFVSLVFFFVLAITTKGTMAINVTPQEQAVLEQRLPVLKGVSADSLDPVAVAKVVAGPDSAAVPKATEVGAGDTEELEVKIATFFKGGDQSLQKMLKNTSFMMFLLMPFFGYLLYLFFYRKGRNYVEHLMFSIHLHTFYFILIIVAVSLAYVIPLDLTDAVMVVMVVYLYFALKRVYKTSYLKTLLKLIPLTLVYVFTLAVFLIGTFMISVML, from the coding sequence ATGGAAAAGAAAAGACGCAAGTTTACCCAATGCCCTAACTGTGGCTACACGTTTGAAGAAGTTAACAACTACTGCCCCAACTGCGGCCAGGAGAACCACGACTTAAACGTGCCGGTGAAGCACCTGGTGTGGGAGTTTCTGGAGGGAACCCTGCATTACGACACAAAGTTTTGGGTTACCTTAAAGTACTTGCTCTTCCGGCCGGGCCTGCTTACGGAGAAGTTTAACACGGGGCAGCGCGCATCGTATGTGCCGCCTATCCGCCTGTATGTGTTTGTCAGCCTGGTTTTCTTCTTTGTGCTGGCCATCACCACCAAAGGCACCATGGCCATAAACGTAACCCCGCAAGAGCAGGCGGTGCTGGAGCAAAGGCTGCCGGTCCTGAAAGGAGTCAGCGCAGACAGCTTAGACCCGGTAGCGGTGGCAAAGGTTGTTGCCGGTCCCGATTCCGCAGCGGTGCCAAAGGCGACGGAGGTGGGCGCCGGGGATACGGAGGAGCTCGAGGTGAAGATCGCCACCTTCTTCAAGGGCGGCGACCAGTCGTTGCAAAAGATGCTGAAGAACACCTCGTTCATGATGTTTCTGCTCATGCCGTTCTTCGGATACCTGCTGTACCTGTTCTTCTACAGGAAGGGGCGCAACTATGTAGAGCACCTGATGTTCTCCATCCACCTGCACACCTTTTACTTTATACTGATCATCGTTGCCGTTAGCCTTGCCTACGTTATCCCGCTAGACCTGACGGACGCGGTGATGGTGGTGATGGTGGTGTACCTGTACTTTGCCTTAAAGAGAGTCTACAAAACATCGTATCTCAAAACCCTCCTGAAGCTTATTCCGCTCACCCTGGTGTACGTCTTTACCCTTGCCGTTTTCCTGATCGGTACCTTTATGATCAGTGTGATGCTGTAA
- a CDS encoding Hsp20/alpha crystallin family protein, whose amino-acid sequence MANVAKRNGGASAPARSVFSDFFSDMDRFFENDMWRLPTQRRHQLMADLPATNIRENERDYSIEVAAPGMQKDDFNIEVNEGMLTISSQKEASNTEEQENYTRREYNYSSFSRSFRLPKGIKEDSIKASYKDGILHINVPKGQEREKPRHRINIE is encoded by the coding sequence ATGGCAAATGTAGCAAAGAGAAATGGAGGGGCTTCGGCTCCGGCGCGTTCCGTGTTTTCAGACTTCTTTAGCGACATGGATCGCTTTTTTGAAAACGACATGTGGCGGCTGCCGACCCAGCGCAGACACCAGCTGATGGCAGACCTGCCGGCCACCAATATCCGCGAAAACGAAAGAGACTACAGCATAGAGGTGGCGGCCCCGGGTATGCAGAAAGACGACTTTAACATTGAGGTAAACGAAGGCATGCTGACCATCAGCTCCCAGAAAGAGGCCAGCAACACAGAGGAGCAGGAGAACTACACCCGCCGGGAGTACAACTACAGCTCGTTCAGCCGCTCTTTCCGTTTACCAAAGGGCATCAAAGAAGACAGTATTAAAGCCAGCTATAAGGATGGCATTCTGCACATTAACGTGCCCAAGGGGCAGGAGCGGGAAAAGCCCCGCCACCGCATTAACATCGAATAG
- a CDS encoding T9SS type A sorting domain-containing protein — protein MANKYPLTVAGGRVALTLLFLSLLFVARHALASDTQHMLPLSLQERVAQADVVVEGEVVRQKSFWDARHENIYTSNIIKVYKSFKGEVQAGEVEVITEGGTVGLKKHVYSTALMLKPGQQGMFFLKRQQVLQRTPGSTPLSTSAYGSQQGFVAYNMADRTARGVFDSYGSVQKLYEEVRAKTGQSYRTVTENEKLQAAPIQQRQQQGQAAPLAPAISSFAPKVASAGTGVVLTINGSGFGSSRGNGAVEFQNADDGGQTYVRPLPDAYISWTNTRIQMYIPSITVDQNTVGSGPIRVVTDNGGSAISQDPIILEFAYSNVDYDDKSFQPILVGPDGGGYDIHFAPSMQSRQAAQEGFRRAMNTWVCASEVNWEIGSPTSKEVAADDGVVVIRFAPTSVVGANVLARTVSRYEGCPSETDTLFWVSEFDMEINNSINWEYGPAAPVRPQFDFETVMLHELGHAHQLGHVNLVRAVMFYAIESEQLVRDLSSLDIAGAELVLANSVLLGATLGEYNCRNVPGPMIPNPEGECNLAPEILALEAEFTSPDAVAVSWTTRNELVVNNFLIQRSPNGIDFTDIGTTDADGPRPDGDLNYTFVDNEPLPGVSYYRLRVVYNDGTYSFSPRVRVLNPADLRILRVYPNPFTAADEDRLRLSYLVDRTTDMQIQVYDMKGQLVRDVVLELTDSNVPVELDLTGIAGGIYILKWQEGTRSGQQRILKL, from the coding sequence ATGGCTAACAAGTACCCTCTGACTGTAGCAGGTGGGCGCGTTGCGCTTACGCTGCTGTTCCTTTCTCTGCTGTTTGTTGCCCGCCACGCACTTGCCTCCGATACCCAACACATGCTGCCGCTCTCGCTGCAGGAGCGGGTAGCGCAGGCCGATGTAGTGGTAGAGGGAGAAGTGGTGCGGCAAAAGTCGTTTTGGGATGCCCGCCACGAGAACATCTATACTTCCAACATCATAAAAGTATACAAGTCCTTTAAAGGCGAAGTGCAGGCCGGAGAGGTGGAGGTGATTACGGAGGGGGGCACCGTTGGCCTGAAGAAGCACGTGTACTCCACGGCGCTAATGCTGAAGCCGGGGCAGCAGGGCATGTTCTTTCTGAAGCGCCAGCAGGTGCTGCAACGCACCCCCGGCAGCACCCCCCTGAGCACTAGCGCCTACGGCAGCCAGCAGGGCTTTGTAGCGTACAACATGGCGGACCGTACCGCCCGCGGTGTTTTCGATAGCTACGGCAGCGTGCAGAAACTGTATGAGGAAGTAAGGGCAAAAACCGGCCAGAGCTACCGCACCGTTACAGAAAATGAAAAACTACAGGCTGCCCCCATTCAGCAGAGGCAGCAGCAGGGCCAGGCAGCGCCCCTGGCGCCGGCTATCTCCTCCTTTGCGCCAAAAGTGGCCAGTGCGGGCACTGGCGTGGTTTTAACGATCAACGGCTCGGGCTTTGGCAGCAGCCGCGGCAACGGCGCCGTGGAGTTTCAGAATGCCGATGACGGCGGCCAGACCTACGTGCGGCCGCTGCCGGACGCGTACATCTCCTGGACGAATACGCGCATACAGATGTATATCCCCTCCATCACAGTGGATCAGAATACAGTAGGCTCAGGCCCAATCCGGGTTGTAACGGATAACGGCGGCAGCGCTATCTCCCAGGACCCAATTATCCTGGAGTTCGCCTACTCAAACGTAGACTACGACGATAAGTCTTTTCAGCCGATACTGGTCGGGCCGGACGGCGGCGGGTACGATATTCACTTCGCCCCAAGTATGCAAAGCCGGCAGGCCGCGCAGGAGGGTTTCCGCCGGGCCATGAATACCTGGGTGTGCGCCTCGGAGGTGAACTGGGAGATCGGCTCCCCCACCAGCAAGGAGGTTGCAGCCGACGACGGCGTGGTGGTTATCCGTTTCGCTCCTACTTCTGTGGTGGGGGCAAACGTACTGGCCCGCACTGTTAGCCGTTACGAAGGCTGCCCCAGCGAAACAGACACCCTTTTCTGGGTTTCTGAGTTCGATATGGAAATCAACAACAGCATTAACTGGGAATACGGCCCTGCCGCCCCTGTGCGCCCGCAGTTCGACTTCGAGACTGTGATGCTGCATGAGCTCGGGCATGCCCACCAGCTGGGCCACGTCAACCTGGTCCGGGCCGTGATGTTCTACGCTATTGAGTCGGAGCAGCTGGTGCGTGACCTCAGCTCACTGGATATTGCGGGTGCGGAGCTGGTGCTTGCCAACAGCGTACTGCTCGGGGCAACACTAGGGGAATACAACTGCCGAAACGTGCCCGGGCCAATGATTCCTAACCCTGAAGGGGAATGTAACCTTGCCCCGGAAATACTGGCACTGGAGGCGGAGTTCACCTCGCCCGATGCCGTTGCCGTCAGCTGGACCACCAGAAACGAGCTGGTCGTGAATAATTTCCTGATACAGCGCAGCCCCAACGGCATTGACTTTACCGATATCGGCACGACCGATGCGGACGGGCCTAGGCCGGACGGGGACCTGAACTATACCTTTGTAGATAATGAGCCGCTGCCTGGGGTGAGCTATTACCGGCTGCGGGTCGTGTACAACGACGGTACCTACAGTTTTTCGCCACGGGTACGGGTGCTGAACCCGGCCGACCTGCGCATACTCCGGGTATACCCGAACCCTTTCACGGCAGCAGACGAAGACCGGCTAAGGCTCTCGTACCTGGTGGACAGGACAACGGACATGCAAATACAGGTGTACGATATGAAAGGCCAGCTGGTGCGTGATGTGGTGCTGGAGCTGACTGACTCCAACGTGCCGGTCGAGCTGGACCTGACCGGAATTGCCGGCGGAATCTATATCCTGAAGTGGCAGGAAGGCACCCGTAGCGGACAGCAGCGCATCCTAAAGCTGTAG
- the dgt gene encoding dGTP triphosphohydrolase, with protein sequence MSQPTIASTTWDKLISKKRFEATDKKYTSDESVRGEFQRDYDRIVFSSAFRRLQNKTQVMPMPESDFVHTRLTHSLEASVVGRSLGRIVGKSILERHQELAEEKNINIQEADFGDVVAAACLAHDIGNPPFGHSGEDAISAYFQSDEAQPYLQGLTAAEKADLCNYEGNAAGFRVLTYTYPAHCQLPDGVSHSGLSLTYTTLATFTKYPKESLPKIADTKSTSEKKYGFFQTEKAWFNTIAQELGLLKKGKDGEVFYHRHPLAFLVEAADDICYRIIDFEDGLKLGLVPQEQGMHLLRQILNDDPNRKSSLTFYDWKEEIGYLRARIINKLIEETTAIFLQHEEAILAGNYDKPLINEVSSKPVLDEIKDLSVRLIYQNRPVLEIEAAGFEVLGGLLDAGIKAVFKPESRHHRKLAALIPPQYLQLPESATAYERIIHITDFVASLTDQAALGLYRKIKGIELPRMY encoded by the coding sequence ATGAGCCAGCCAACCATCGCTAGTACCACGTGGGACAAACTTATCTCAAAGAAGCGCTTTGAGGCCACAGACAAAAAGTATACTTCGGACGAATCGGTCCGGGGCGAGTTTCAGCGCGACTACGACCGTATCGTGTTCTCCTCAGCCTTCAGACGCTTGCAGAACAAGACGCAGGTGATGCCCATGCCGGAAAGTGACTTTGTGCACACCCGCCTGACGCACAGCCTGGAGGCATCGGTAGTAGGGCGCTCGTTGGGCCGCATTGTGGGCAAAAGCATTTTGGAGCGGCACCAGGAGCTGGCGGAGGAGAAGAATATAAATATACAGGAGGCTGATTTTGGGGATGTGGTGGCCGCGGCCTGCCTCGCCCACGATATCGGCAACCCGCCCTTTGGCCACTCCGGTGAGGATGCCATCTCAGCCTATTTCCAGAGCGACGAGGCGCAGCCATACTTGCAGGGGCTTACAGCGGCCGAAAAAGCGGATCTTTGTAACTATGAAGGCAACGCTGCCGGTTTTAGAGTGCTCACGTATACTTACCCGGCGCACTGCCAGTTGCCCGACGGCGTAAGCCACAGCGGCCTTAGCCTGACCTACACCACCCTGGCTACCTTTACCAAATACCCGAAGGAGTCGCTGCCCAAAATAGCCGACACGAAGAGTACCAGCGAAAAGAAGTATGGCTTTTTTCAGACGGAGAAAGCGTGGTTTAACACCATTGCACAGGAGTTGGGGCTGCTGAAGAAGGGCAAGGATGGGGAGGTGTTTTACCACCGCCACCCACTGGCCTTTCTGGTAGAGGCCGCCGACGACATCTGCTACCGCATCATCGATTTTGAGGATGGCCTGAAGCTGGGCCTGGTGCCGCAGGAACAGGGTATGCACCTGCTCCGCCAGATACTGAACGACGACCCGAACCGCAAGTCCAGCCTCACCTTCTACGATTGGAAAGAAGAGATTGGCTACCTGCGCGCCCGCATCATCAATAAACTGATAGAGGAAACCACCGCTATTTTTCTGCAGCACGAAGAGGCGATACTGGCAGGCAACTATGATAAGCCGCTGATAAACGAAGTAAGCAGCAAGCCCGTGCTGGACGAGATCAAAGACCTGTCTGTAAGGTTGATCTACCAGAACCGCCCGGTGCTGGAGATTGAGGCGGCCGGCTTTGAAGTGCTGGGCGGCCTGCTGGATGCGGGGATAAAAGCTGTTTTCAAGCCTGAGTCCAGGCACCACCGGAAACTGGCAGCGCTTATCCCGCCACAGTACCTGCAGCTGCCCGAATCCGCCACCGCTTACGAGCGCATCATCCACATCACCGACTTTGTGGCCAGCCTCACAGACCAGGCGGCCCTGGGGCTGTACCGCAAGATTAAAGGCATTGAATTGCCGAGGATGTACTAG
- a CDS encoding M16 family metallopeptidase: MKRKFIICLLWCATSLAAMAQSKSNKIEFTEYTLPNGLHVILHQDKSTPNVAVSVLYHVGSKDEVAGRSGFAHFFEHLMFEGTENIDRGEYSSLVQKAGGALNANTSFDRTYYYELLPSNQVELGLWLEAERMKHAKIDQVGVETQRKVVQEEKRERIDNQPYGSMGENVFSLAFKEHPYKTMPIGSFEDLNAASIDEFRDFYKTFYVPNNATLSIAGDINIEETKKMIEKYFAGIPKGTKEIPRPNVVEPKQTEERRKTVYDNIQLPAVIQAYHVPEQGTDDFYALSMLTTLLSGGESARLPKALVDKQQKAVAAASIPFPTEDPGLFLTFAIANMGVEVDDLEKAMNAEIERVKTEPLSDREFQKLQNQIESSFVQQNSTVAGRAESLANYAVYFGDANLINTELQRYMKVTKDDIQRVAKEYLTKDNRVVLHYLPKSAQPK; this comes from the coding sequence ATGAAACGCAAGTTTATCATCTGCCTTTTGTGGTGTGCCACCAGCCTGGCGGCGATGGCGCAGAGCAAGAGCAACAAGATTGAGTTCACGGAGTACACGCTCCCGAACGGCCTGCACGTAATCCTGCACCAGGACAAATCTACGCCTAACGTAGCAGTGTCAGTGCTGTACCACGTAGGCTCTAAGGACGAGGTAGCAGGACGCTCAGGCTTTGCACACTTTTTTGAGCACCTGATGTTTGAGGGCACTGAGAACATTGACCGTGGGGAGTATAGCTCACTGGTACAAAAAGCTGGTGGCGCGCTTAATGCCAACACTTCTTTCGACCGTACTTACTATTACGAATTGCTGCCGTCTAACCAGGTTGAGCTTGGCCTTTGGCTGGAAGCAGAGCGTATGAAGCACGCCAAGATTGACCAAGTAGGTGTGGAGACGCAGCGCAAAGTAGTACAGGAAGAGAAGCGTGAGCGTATCGATAACCAGCCTTACGGTTCTATGGGTGAGAATGTGTTCTCGCTTGCCTTCAAAGAGCACCCTTACAAAACAATGCCAATCGGTTCTTTTGAAGATTTGAATGCTGCCAGCATCGACGAGTTCCGTGATTTCTACAAGACCTTCTATGTGCCAAACAATGCGACGCTTTCTATCGCCGGCGACATCAACATAGAGGAAACCAAAAAGATGATCGAGAAGTATTTTGCTGGTATTCCGAAAGGCACCAAAGAAATACCTCGCCCTAACGTGGTAGAGCCTAAGCAGACAGAAGAGCGCCGTAAAACTGTTTACGATAACATTCAGTTGCCAGCTGTTATCCAGGCATACCATGTACCGGAGCAGGGAACGGATGATTTCTATGCACTTTCTATGCTGACTACATTGCTATCTGGTGGTGAGAGTGCTCGCCTGCCAAAGGCACTGGTAGATAAGCAGCAGAAAGCTGTGGCTGCAGCTTCTATTCCTTTCCCAACAGAAGATCCGGGCCTATTCCTGACGTTTGCTATCGCCAATATGGGTGTAGAAGTAGATGACTTGGAGAAAGCCATGAACGCAGAGATTGAGCGCGTAAAAACAGAACCGCTTTCTGACCGTGAGTTCCAGAAACTACAGAACCAGATTGAGAGCAGCTTTGTGCAGCAGAACAGCACTGTAGCTGGCCGTGCCGAAAGCCTTGCCAACTATGCTGTATACTTCGGTGATGCCAACCTGATCAATACAGAGCTACAGCGCTACATGAAGGTGACGAAAGATGACATCCAGCGCGTAGCGAAGGAGTACCTCACTAAAGACAACCGTGTAGTGCTACACTACCTGCCAAAGTCAGCTCAACCGAAATAG